TCTCGGGAGGTCGCTGCCCATGGGAGCGTTTCGCCTTCTCCCCGCCCGTCGGATCGGGCTTGCGGTGCTGATGGTCCTGTGTGCGATTGGCTGCGACCGGACACCGCAGGATCGATCGCCGAAATACGGAACCGAGCCGTCGTCGCGAAACATCCGGACTTACAGCTTCGCGGTGCATCCCCTCCACAATCCGTCGAAAATGTACGAGGCGTACCAGCCGCTGATCTCCTGGCTCAACCGGATGGACAGGGATGTCCATTTCGATCTGGAATCATCCCGCGACTACGCCAATTTCGAAGATAAGTTCCGGGCCCGCAAACCCGCGTTCCTCCTGCCGAACCCGTGGCAGACTCTGGAGGCGGGGAAAGCCGGGTACGCCGTCATCGCGATGGCGGGGGAGCCTCGCGACTTCAAGGGCATCTTCCTCGTGCGTCGGGACAGCGGCATAAGAATTCCGGCGGACCTCAAGGGGAAGGCGGTCAGCTATCCGTCGCACACGGCGCTGGCCGCCTGCATCATGCCC
This genomic window from Deltaproteobacteria bacterium contains:
- a CDS encoding PhnD/SsuA/transferrin family substrate-binding protein, which produces MGAFRLLPARRIGLAVLMVLCAIGCDRTPQDRSPKYGTEPSSRNIRTYSFAVHPLHNPSKMYEAYQPLISWLNRMDRDVHFDLESSRDYANFEDKFRARKPAFLLPNPWQTLEAGKAGYAVIAMAGEPRDFKGIFLVRRDSGIRIPADLKGKAVSYPSHTALAACIMPQYFLHRHGVNVMKDIENRYVGSQESSIMNAYMKHTAAAATWPTPWRAFQREHPSEAAEMKLVWETATLINNSVMARDDVPGSVRERVRASLLGLHETPEGRTILKGMETARFLPASDADYEIVRDFVARFEEEVRPVERK